One part of the Solanum dulcamara chromosome 3, daSolDulc1.2, whole genome shotgun sequence genome encodes these proteins:
- the LOC129883424 gene encoding uncharacterized protein LOC129883424 gives MWKQQVEPLNRVLGSSPKPLSEEAPKLELKPVPSHLRYVFLGPNDTIPLILSSASSEIQELYKGRAQTSRITSTHTESDDKRCAQANYTLTEKEMLALVYAFNKFRSYLVGTKVIIYTDHSALRYLFKKKDAKPWLIRWILLLQEFDIEIKNHKGCKNQVADHLSRLESLTHVGEQIQIKEEFLDEQLLALGVTEFLWYADVFNYLFSGVFPHDATSQQKKRLMHDVGFYIWDDPYLFK, from the exons ATGTGGAAACAACAGGTGGAACCATTGAATAGAGTGTTGGGCTCTTCACCCAAACCCTTAAGTGAGGAAGCTCCTAAACTGGAATTGAAACCAGTTCCATCTCATCTTAGGTATGTGTTCCTTGGTCCAAATGATACTATACCATTAATCCTTTCATCAGCTTCATCTGAAATACAG GAGCTTTATAAAGGAAGGGCACAAACCAGTCGCATAACCTCAACGCATACTGAATCCGATGATAAAAGATGTG CTCAGGCTAACTACACTCTCACAGAAAAGGAGATGCTGGCACTAGTCTATGCATTCAACAAGTTCAGATCCTATCTAGTAGGTACTAAAGTGATTATTTACACTGATCATTCAGCTCTTAGGTACCTATTCAAAAAGAAAGATGCAAAGCCATGGCTCATAAGATGGATCCtattactacaagagtttgatatCGAGATCAAGAATCACAAGGGCTGTAAGAATCAAGTTGCCGATCACCTTTCCAGGTTAGAGAGTTTGACACATGTTGGGGAACAGATACAAATCAAAGAGGAATTTCTAGATGAGCAACTATTAGCCCTAGGGGTGACTGAATTTTTGTGGTACGCCGATGTTTTCAATTACCTATTTAGTGGAGTGTTTCCCCATGATGCGACCTCACAGCAGAAGAAAAGGTTGATGCATGATGTCGGGTTCTACATATGGGATGATCCTTACTTATTCAAGTAG